DNA sequence from the Orcinus orca chromosome 2, mOrcOrc1.1, whole genome shotgun sequence genome:
GCTACCTTTCCTTGTATTTAACCTTCCACCAGTCCTGGGAGATGTAGGTGTATTATTCCTATTTTCAGAGGAGGAGGGAATTGGCACAGAATGAGGAAATAGCTAGATAGTGTTAGATCCCGATTCTTTTCACAAAGCTGtgcaaatccatggagacagaaagtagattagtggctgctgggtctggggggagggaggaatgtgtGATAATGTGTagggtttctttgggggatgatgaaactgttctgggattagatagtggtgatggttacacaaccttgtgaatatccTAAAATCCACCTAATTGTATATTTCCAAAGGATGAACTTTATGGTATTTGAAATatatccaataaaaaataattaaaaaaatctaaaagtcaTGGGTAAattatgaattaataaaattcagGTCAATTTTTAAGATGGTAGTGACATCAGAAaagtcttttgtttcattttgggcAACACCCCAGGGTTAGGGTTTGTCAGCCCTGACCTGCAGGGTAGTATTCGTCTGGTGTCTTAAAGGGATACTTGGTTTACCTGTAAGATGCATTGATTGTAGTTTATGTGTCTTAATTATGCAAAGAAGAAGAATTTAGCAAGTTCCTTGCTTTTGACTTGACATTTTTCTGCTTTAAGGTTTTCATCATGGTGTATAAagcatgattattttatttttgtttgggtGTGCAACCCTATCTAGAATGGTCAGTCTGTAGACGTTGAAGAGGCGCTGGTGTCTGAACCAAAAAATGGAAGTTTTTCAGCCCTTTTGGGATCAGAGAGACACCCCGGACCTAGAAGAAGCGGCTACTCCATGGCCCTCCCAGAGCCCAGCGCAGCCGTCCTGGAGCAGAGTGGAGCGGTTGGCCCGCAGGTGGGCGTTGGGGCAGCGTGTGCACAGGGCCCGGCAAGGAGCAGAGCCAGGCTCCTGGAGGTGCGTCGCTCTTAGAACCCTGTTCTTGAAACCTGTGTCTCTGGCATGGTACGTGGCAGTTCACTATTAGGTTTCTGAATTTAGAAGTAAAATACCCAGTTTAGGTCAACTAAGCAGTTCACCTGATGTGTAATTAGATGAAGTGTGTAATAAATTCAAAGACAGCATTATCTGAAATAACTCCTAGGTGTACCTGTTTGAAATGACCAGAGGGCCTTAAATATAGAGCGGCTTgcctttttcagttttagaataaTTATAAGCTGTGTTTTCATGGAAGCAGtttagaaaacaacagaaatggttttctatatttttgtaaaaagtttCAAGGTATAAAAGCATGTTTCAGGTTTTGAACTCTAGAATCTCCATTCCACCCCCTTGAAAGTAAGTTTATCGAATTTAGTTGGATTGGCTTAGAAAAGCGGAAACCCAAACTTACCCGAATTGTCTTTGACTAGGATGTATTTATTTGCCTGCTAATGGCTGGATGAGTATCTTAAAGAAAAGAAGTGAATAACAGCAGGAGAGAGCACAAGATAAGTTAGTGAGACAACTGGCCCCAGAAAGAGTGGCTTGCTGGCAGCAGGCCCGCCTCCCAGCTCCGACCACGGGCTTCCCGCAGGCACCGCAGCGGCACAGCTGCTGTGCCTCGTTTCACTGAGTCCCTGACCATAGTAGCTCTGCTTAGATGAGAAACCTGAACCTCACAGGGGCTGTTAACTTGTACCAGGTCACCCCGAAGGTCGGTGGCGGATCCAGAATTTGGATCTGAGACCAGTGAGGTGACCCTAACACGTCACCTTGACTGGCAGTGCCACACCTTTCATACTGAGAGTCGAGGACTGCTCCGAACAGCACCGCTCTTGATCTTACAGATGGGAGTCTCCCCAGAAACGGGCATTCATTTATACAGGAACTGGGTGTCCGTCCAGTAACGGGCCCCGTCCTGGCTGGGCGGGAATGCTGTGCAAGGGGAGAGGTGGCGGCCAGAGCAGTCAGCGGCAGCACGGCCAGGTGCGCGTGGCTGGGAAGCGGGGAACTGAGGAGGTGCCCTCTCTGCTGCTGTGATGCGTGTCCTGGACGTCTGGACGTGGGCCAGACCGCAGAGGGGCCATGCCCCACACGCCCACCTTCTCACGCCTCCTGAGTGCTGGAAACCAGCTGGTCGTTTTGCTCTAAGGGCTCTTGAAGGTCACGATTAGACATTTTTATCTTGCAAATGAAAaggttttccttttgctttttgacTGTTTTATGACCATCTGTGGCTTCCTTGGAACCCCTGCCAGTTTGCAGCTCCCAATAGATGGCCCTTCCTAAGCCCTGAGCCCGTGGCCTCCCTGAGCCTTGTATGACTGTTTCTAGGAAGTGTCGGTTTCGCCCAGACATTCTTGCCTCCCTGGGTGATCTCACTCATCCTCCTGGTTTCTCAAACCACCTTCCGTCTGCTGACTCTCACGCCTGTACTTCTGTCCAGACCACTCCCGAGCTTCAGAGCTGATTTCAGACATCCCCACCTGCTGTCCTGTAGAGCCCTCCACATCCTGCCGGAGCCCACAGGCTGgcttcctgccccaccccctatTATCAGGGGGCTGCCTGGGTGCTCAGCTGGGTGCCCAGAGGCACCCATGACTCCTCTTTTCCCCCTtcactcacccctcccccatcctgagGACTGAGGATGGTGCCCTCCCTGCatcctctccccccctcccccccaccttggGTCCTAGTCTCCTCGTCTGTCCTGCCTGTACATGTGCTTTGGTGGTGGTCTCCTGGCGGAGGGCTGCCCCGGGATTTGCTTGCATTTTCGTCTCGGGCACTAGTTGGTGAGCCCTGGAGAGCAGGAAGCACATTTCCCCACCGCTGTGTCCTTCTCCAGGGCCTGGCGCCCACCACTCGTTCAGTGCTGTCGCGCGGGAGCCAGACTCTGAACCCACCGTTGACCACGGGGCTTTGTCAGCGGGTGAGCAAGTGCAATGCTTAACAAGGCAGAACATTTACAGTTGAGAGGCGCGTAATCACTGAGAATTTAGGGAACTTTCTGCCTTCTGTGTTCTTTGCTACAACAACTCGTTGGCTGCTGGGAAATTCTTTCCATACTGTCAAAGATGTCAAACGCTTTCTTCTGGTAGTTTCTCCACCAGTGTGACCGGGAGGATCTAGTGGAGTTGGCTCTGCCTCTGCTGGCTCAGGTCGTGACCGTGTCTGAATTTCTTCTGACGAAGGTGAGTCTCCTTAGTGTTTCTAAGTGACTGAGGGGATGATTTGAAGTTATTTAGAAAGGCGTCCTTCATATTTACTTAGAAGGAGCCAGGCCCTTGGaaatcctctccctgccccaggacAGAGCTAAAGTGAGCCTGCCGGTCCTGCCCGGATGCCCAGCACACGGCTCTCAGGCAGGCCGCTCGTGGACCTGTGACTGTTTTCACTTTGTGTGGGAGGAGCGACAGTCACCTTTCTCCTGGCTCCCACCCACCTGCCAGCCTCCTCCACTGCAGCTCTGCCCCCGATAAGCCCGCTCTGAGATGCGGCCTCACCGCCGGCACCCACGCTCCCTGGAGGCGCCCCGAGGAGCAGAGGCCTGGCCCTCCCTGGCCTGCAGGCCCTGGACTGTGCCCATTTTTGTCCTCAGGGCCTCTCTGCCTTCCCATACCGCTCCCCTGGCCACCATCCTCTTGTGGCCCTCATCTGGGCTGGTTTGTTTCCTGGGCCGCTTCTCCCAGGCCCATTCTGGTGCCCTGCCGATGGGCACACAATGCTGGGCGCACATAGGCTCTCGCTGGGGAGCGAAGgcagtgcctgtgttcttggcTGCTGAGGGCTGAGGAGCTTGAGGCCTTCcctctttcagatttctctctgtattttccatttcattgccttgggtttaaacattttttttgtcaTCTTTATCTTCACTAAGGTTGAAAAAGGTCATCTAGCAAAACCTTTCTTCCCAGCTGTGTACAAGGAATTTGAAGAGTTGCATAAAATGGTTAAGAAAATGTGTCAAGATTACCTCCATAGCTCTGGTCCCTGTTCTCTGGAAATAAACAACAGTAAGGTAACAAGCTCACAAGAGAGACTCGCTCTTATAGCCAAAAGAAGGCTGTCCATTAAAAAGGAGGATGTTTATTTTAGTAGTGACATCTTCCCAGTCAGCTTCTTCTAGCTTTTTCTACTGTCAAgtgcagggtttttttcttaatataaaagcGATACATGCTTTTTTCAGAAAACTCGGAAATGCAGATAAGCTAAAAGAAAATTGCAAACACCCATAATCCTCCCACTCACCGATGATCACAGTGAATAGACTGTGTCTTTCTTCAGTGTGTAGGTGTTTGCAAAGGGCTGAGTTACACAGGGACCAGTAGTTATTTTTTGTGGTTGTGTCGACAGAATTCTCATTTCAGTGTCATTGCCTTTAGCTATATTGGGTCCTTGACCAAAAGATGTCATGAGCTGATGAGGATTTACTTGTCTCGGATCAAACCCTTTGCTGGGCAGAGTGTGGCCCGTGGTCAGGTCACCAggggcttctcactgtgtccaGCACGGAGACTCAGGTCTGCGCCTCCACTGAGCAGCTCACTGACTCCCGGCAAGTCCCTGCACCCTCCACCCCTCTGCCAAAGGGCAGCACTGAGCTCACGGGCTTTTCCGGCTCTCACGTGCCGGGGCTGTAATAGTCTGGTTTCGCCAGACTGTTGAACAACACGGATgggcttggagggcattatgctgagggaggtaagtcagaggaagacaaatgcgGTATAGCATCAATTATATGCGGGATCTAAGAAATACAACCAGCTAGTGAATACAGGTACGTAAGTAAGTAGGTCAGAAAGTAAATAAGTGGTGTCGGGTTTACTAAAAAAATCACTCACACAACAATGAAGACTGCTTAGGCCATGTTGGCTTTGACTGCTCCTGACATGTGATTACACTGACGATGGAGCTGCCTGTCTGTGATTGGAAAGGTGAGTGTTCTCTCAGTACAGAGCAGTTAGTTGCTTCTGTAGCAAGAAGTCTTAATCTACACTGTTATATAATAcatgggttttttgggttttgttttttggtttttttggccatgatcATTAGTTTTATACAAATTCAATATTTAATATAACCTAATAAactcttgtgttttattttcttaaatcatacatttttaaaatgcagtggaTTCTTTGCTAGGCCTCCCATAGATGCCCCAGTTGGCAGTGGTCACCTACCTGTTTGTAAACTGTCAGTTAAGCCGGTGTGGGTACCATCCTGTTACGGAGCAGACAGGACGTGCACGAACGCTGTGCATGCTCACCGGGACCCTTTGTGGGCAGTTCGGGATGTGACGCAGCCTCTTTGGAGCGAACACAGTGGCTCTGTTGGCAGGGGACACTGTCAGGTTGTTGGGCACTAAGCTTGCCGACCCCTGTTCTCTAGCTTAACCTTGACCtgctgcccttccttccttccccaccccttgcCTGCTCTGTGGTGTTCTCTTTATGCTGTCCAGGTATCAGTGATGATAGCTGTTGGTTATTACCTTAACATCCAGTGCTTTACGTAGGTTTTGTATAGGGAGTCTAATCTAATCTTTACAAAGTCCCTTCAGGGCAACTGTGGTCTCCCTCATAAGATAAGGAAACTTAGCAGGTAGGTGGTTTCCAAGGTCACCCAGGTTCTGAGCAGAGGTGCTGGGGTCCAGCTCTGGCTCTCAAACTCACATCCTTTCCACCAACTGGTAAAGGAGATCTGGTCCCAGAATAGGCAGGATTATCTTTCTGAAGATACCAGTGAGAATTCAGCAAAGGAGGAATAATGGGCAAGAAAGTTACCATGGTGTCAGACTAACATTATGAAGCTTGTGACGacaatttatcttcatttttcccACTGTTTAGGTGGCACCTTGCTGTACAAAGGGACTTCATAGATTTAAACTCAGCCCTTTGTTCTTAAGTGTTGACATGATTCCGAATCTTGTGTTTTGAGTGGAGCATTTCTATGGGTCCTTTTCTGCTCAGGTTGCCGAGTCCTTAGGAATCACAGAAGAattcctgaggaaaaaagaaatacacacggACTGCACTCCTCCCAAGCGCAGCAGCCGAGGGGACGACCCGGAGGACCTGGAGGGCGCTGGCCCGCAGAAGAGGGAGCATGAGGTGGGCGTGGCCGTGAGGGGCGCCCGGCTACTGTCTGCTCCACGTTGCACTATTGGGGTTGGATCTCTTCAACTCACAACACTGTTTTCCAGGAAGAAAAGGTGCAAGGTGGCCTGCTTCTCCCTAGTCTTAGCTGGTTGCATCTTCTCTTCCTAGACCGCAGAGGACAGGCTGGCTTCGGTGAAAAGGACCAGAAGAGAAACTGTGCCCCAGCACACCACAGAGTATTCTGCCGACGGTGGAGGCCTGCAGAGGCTGGCCTCGTGTGCCCCAGCTGCCAGTGCAGGTAAAACACTCTTTGCGGGGTGCACCCTGGGGCTCAGAGGCCTGCTGCTCGGGTGGGTGCCCCTATGGCCACATCTCAGAGAACCCTCTGGTTTCTCAAGAGTTTTACCCCAACCTCCCAGTGTGCTGTGGTTCCATGTTTATTCCCCATGAGTCTTGGGGTCTTTGGGCTTTTCTTGGGTGCTTTCTTGAAACGAAGACCTGCCTCGTGGTACTGAGTCGGTTGTACCTGGCGGGGGTCCCAAGAAGTTAGGCAGACCTGAGACCAGGGACAGGTCCCAAGGACACACCAAGTCCACGGCTTGGCTTTCGTGAGACTTGGCTCTAAGTGCCAGCTGAGAGTTAACGTTCGAAAATGGGACATGTTCCGGCTTTATTTCGCCAGAACTGATCAATGAGACAGCTCGAACGTATGGCAGGCATGCTGAGAGTGGTTATATAACTTTCTAAAATCTTATCAGGGCCGCCCGATACCTCGCCTGATCCTAAAGTCTCTAATTTAAAGAGGCGTTCTCCCTTCTAGAACTTATGACTTAATTCTTCCGGAGGGGAGGGCAGATTTATTCATTGAGAACCATGAAAACCCTCTGGCACCTGCTTGGAACACAGCTCCTCTCCCCTAACTAGTCTGAGTTTCCTCTTTTAATTTCATCCATTCTTGGAAGCTACCAAGTAACAAGGAgggtttatgttttcattttttgggcAAGAAAATTACTTTGGACTAGCTTGTTTTGCATAGTGAGTACAGTGACCGGCCATAGCAGTACACAAATGATTGTCTGTTTTTCCCAACTGTTTAGGTTTTGCCCCTGGAGTGAATGGGGGCGCGTCTCACCTACCTGAAGAAAGTCCCACGATGCCGGTTTCTGAGCTCgacagcagcacagcacaggcgGGCCAGCAGCTGAAAGCATTTGCTGACTCAGCCGCCGGGAGTGGGTCTGCAGACCCTGCTCTCTTGTTTCGAGAAGCCCGTGGGCTGGGGGTTTATACTCAGTTAGGAGAACCAGGGTCTCTGGCCCAAGACCAGGTGGCAGCGTCCTCTGGGGAGAAGGCCCAGGAACACTCGTCAGAACAGGATGCTGGGGACGGCCAGGGAAGCCGGGCTCTCTGCGGCACCTCGATGGCCCTGCTGCCTGGCCGGCCTGGAAATGCAGAGGCGGGAAGCCTCCGCGAGGTGCGCGGCTCCCACCTGAGCAGCCCGCGGTCCGGCCCCGGCGAGGTCCTGCTTCTGGAGGCCGCGGCCCCGCCGCAGGAGAAAGCATGGTCCGTGGACGTCATGCCAGCCGGCTATGCCTACGGCACCACGTCCGAGCCGGGGCCTCAACCCAGCCAGGGTGGATTGCTGGGTCCTGAAGGGGGCCTCACAGGCCACGCGGGGGACTTGGACCAGTCGCCCTGCGGGACCGAGACACACGCTGACCGGAGGGAGCTGGAGGGCATCACTGCCGTCAGGGAAGCCATGGCTTTCGAAAATGCCAGTGGGGGTCCCACGTTGCCATCCCAGCGACAGGAGCAGATATTTACCCAGACTTCTGATGGGCGTATCTTGTCCCATCCAGGCTCCATAGTGTCTGGGGAGGGGGACATTGTCATAGTGACCGACACAGAGGGGCCTGCCCTGCAGCCGGGCCCCCCGGAAGGAGTTCCTCTGGAAACCATGGAGACGGAGTCCTCTCAGTGAAATGGAGGCAGAACCGCAGTCCTAGATTTGTATGTATTTTACCTGGAGGTCTACTTCAaggaatgtttatttttctaatgtgAATACTGACACAAgtgaacattttatttataaagaataATGTCTTTCTACCCCACTGTCTACCTTTTTCTACATCTTTCTCATTGTAATAATGGCAGATACGTTACCTGATAACAAATTCCCGATACATCTAACTGGTAGGAGCTTTTGACCACTATTGCAGTTAATACCACTACACTGTTTCTTGACTCTCCCCTGCTCCCCAGTTCCAAAAAACTATGCCCCCTTTCTCTTCGGTGATATGCTGCTCTTTCACCAGACTTGGTCCATACTAGAAGCTTCTTTTgggctcaataaaaaaaaaatacataagctTGCCATCTGGGCAGCATTTTATTGGGAAGTAGGAAAGAAAGTTGTTTCTACTGAcactttatggatgaggaaagtgaggcatagGGATGGGACCCCCAGTCCTTTGATGTCCCACGTGTAAAGTCACTTATCAAGATCTCTCTTTTTATGGAATGTTTTCCTTGGCTCTATtacagggagagaaagggagggccATTTGCCCACACACAGACGACAGCATCAAGAGGGCACAGCTGTCCTCTGCCCCCGCTGGCAGAGACTGTCAGCAGAGGCCCCGGGCAGGCGGAGCTGCGGGTTGTGGGCTGCACCCCCTGGTGCTGTGCTCCCGTCAGGCCCGCTGTGGAGGGGCGGGCTTTATTCTTGGGGGCCACATTGCCTACAGCCCTCTCAAGTGACTGGGGGCGTCTTCCTGTCCTCTAACTTGGTATCAAAGCGGGTCCAACAGGAACAGAAGGGTGGGCGTCCCTGCAGGATGGAATGAGTAAACCACAGCTGCTCAGGAGAGTCGGGCTCGAGGGTCAGGCCATGGCACCGATGCCGAgagctcagcttctctgtacactggtgcccaatcgaatctcagagacagagttttgggtgaagtagaaaaggacaGCTTTATTACTCTGCCAGACAAAGGGGGACACCGTGGGCTCCTGCCTtggaaaaactatgtgtcccagcCCGGGAGGATCTGATAAGGAGTTTTATAACAATACCTCCCAAGGGCGGGGTTGCTGACAAGAGGAGGGGCCGCGGGGTCTCAGGCGCGGGCCTCCTAGCCTTGATGAGCTTCTCGAGGCCCTGCTGAGCTTCTCGGGTTCCTGTGATCTCGCCTCCTAGCCTTGGccgctcctcccttgattagcagcTGTTCAAACCTGCCCTTTGGCACTCAGGGGAGGTCacggaggctggagtcttgcctacaagaaacggGGGACAAGAAGGCCTCCATGCccgggagccccacagggccctgctcggtTTCAGCACATCCTGTGGACCCGGGCACTTCTCGGGAACCCAGAGCCGTGCGAAACCACTGGGGGTCCAGTCCTGGGGGCCTGGAGcgtgggggttaggacttcaacacgcAAACCTGGGGGGACACATCCAGAGCATGGCACCTCTCAAGTAAAAATGTGAGCCGGTGGGCATTCAGGAAGTTGAGTGGCTCTGCTCCAGAGGTGGTCCAGACCCAGGTCACTTCCGCGCCTAGGGTGGCCCTCTTCCCAGAGGTCTCAGAAGGCTTGCTGCCCCGTGTGTCTGCTCCATCCCCCGGAGAGAGAAGCCTGTGAGGGTGGCGATCTGGGAGATGCACACAAGGCCTCTGCTCACATCTCGTTGGTCCTTGGCCACACCTTGCTGCAAAAAAGGCTCTGAAACCTCCTCCTAAACTGGTAGCCATAGCCAGGTAACACTTAAATGAAGCAGAGAATCAACACCAAAGGAGGACCCGCCAAACGCCTCCCCCTAGAGTGGTTAAAATTGC
Encoded proteins:
- the ZNF839 gene encoding zinc finger protein 839 isoform X5 translates to MADAEPEAEDGSEDGGGGGGGRRAPAGQRGSAARVAPLGPEQLRRVLEQVTKAQPPAKPPPPPFVLQDAARRLRDAAQQAALQRGPGAEPPRPRRLLPPQQLEAICVKVTSGGTKGQEKLMPALATIQPKTARPSQPLGRHCSALGLSVTSSPLLGAQPLLSTGPQPRFLSHSPQPPVQVFVQRPLLALRPDPAKRVLASEALSGQGTTLSPLSASDPPAGTSVSSSPAHLFISNSQTKCTKKLKKSLKVKTRSGRISRPPKYKAKDYKFIKTEDLAGGHPSDSDDYSELSVEEDEDHSGRQTLFDLSSCSLRPKTFKCQTCEKSYIGKGGLARHFKLNPGHGHLEPETLLSKKANGSMILGPTEGRTTSLASRELSTPALLSEEGARSARGGLQNGQSVDVEEALVSEPKNGSFSALLGSERHPGPRRSGYSMALPEPSAAVLEQSGAVGPQVGVGAACAQGPARSRARLLEVAESLGITEEFLRKKEIHTDCTPPKRSSRGDDPEDLEGAGPQKREHETAEDRLASVKRTRRETVPQHTTEYSADGGGLQRLASCAPAASAGFAPGVNGGASHLPEESPTMPVSELDSSTAQAGQQLKAFADSAAGSGSADPALLFREARGLGVYTQLGEPGSLAQDQVAASSGEKAQEHSSEQDAGDGQGSRALCGTSMALLPGRPGNAEAGSLREVRGSHLSSPRSGPGEVLLLEAAAPPQEKAWSVDVMPAGYAYGTTSEPGPQPSQGGLLGPEGGLTGHAGDLDQSPCGTETHADRRELEGITAVREAMAFENASGGPTLPSQRQEQIFTQTSDGRILSHPGSIVSGEGDIVIVTDTEGPALQPGPPEGVPLETMETESSQ
- the ZNF839 gene encoding zinc finger protein 839 isoform X4, with amino-acid sequence MADAEPEAEDGSEDGGGGGGGRRAPAGQRGSAARVAPLGPEQLRRVLEQVTKAQPPAKPPPPPFVLQDAARRLRDAAQQAALQRGPGAEPPRPRRLLPPQQLEAICVKVTSGGTKGQEKLMPALATIQPKTARPSQPLGRHCSALGLSVTSSPLLGAQPLLSTGPQPRFLSHSPQPPVQVFVQRPLLALRPDPAKRVLASEALSGQGTTLSPLSASDPPAGTSVSSSPAHLFISNSQTKCTKKLKKSLKVKTRSGRISRPPKYKAKDYKFIKTEDLAGGHPSDSDDYSELSVEEDEDHSGRQTLFDLSSCSLRPKTFKCQTCEKSYIGKGGLARHFKLNPGHGHLEPETLLSKKANGSMILGPTEGRTTSLASRELSTPALLSEEGARSARGGLQNGQSVDVEEALVSEPKNGSFSALLGSERHPGPRRSGYSMALPEPSAAVLEQSGAVGPQFLHQCDREDLVELALPLLAQVVTVSEFLLTKVAESLGITEEFLRKKEIHTDCTPPKRSSRGDDPEDLEGAGPQKREHETAEDRLASVKRTRRETVPQHTTEYSADGGGLQRLASCAPAASAGFAPGVNGGASHLPEESPTMPVSELDSSTAQAGQQLKAFADSAAGSGSADPALLFREARGLGVYTQLGEPGSLAQDQVAASSGEKAQEHSSEQDAGDGQGSRALCGTSMALLPGRPGNAEAGSLREVRGSHLSSPRSGPGEVLLLEAAAPPQEKAWSVDVMPAGYAYGTTSEPGPQPSQGGLLGPEGGLTGHAGDLDQSPCGTETHADRRELEGITAVREAMAFENASGGPTLPSQRQEQIFTQTSDGRILSHPGSIVSGEGDIVIVTDTEGPALQPGPPEGVPLETMETESSQ
- the ZNF839 gene encoding zinc finger protein 839 isoform X1, giving the protein MADAEPEAEDGSEDGGGGGGGRRAPAGQRGSAARVAPLGPEQLRRVLEQVTKAQPPAKPPPPPFVLQDAARRLRDAAQQAALQRGPGAEPPRPRRLLPPQQLEAICVKVTSGGTKGQEKLMPALATIQPKTARPSQPLGRHCSALGLSVTSSPLLGAQPLLSTGPQPRFLSHSPQPPVQVFVQRPLLALRPDPAKRVLASEALSGQGTTLSPLSASDPPAGTSVSSSPAHLFISNSQTKCTKKLKKSLKVKTRSGRISRPPKYKAKDYKFIKTEDLAGGHPSDSDDYSELSVEEDEDHSGRQTLFDLSSCSLRPKTFKCQTCEKSYIGKGGLARHFKLNPGHGHLEPETLLSKKANGSMILGPTEGRTTSLASRELSTPALLSEEGARSARGGLQNGQSVDVEEALVSEPKNGSFSALLGSERHPGPRRSGYSMALPEPSAAVLEQSGAVGPQVGVGAACAQGPARSRARLLEFLHQCDREDLVELALPLLAQVVTVSEFLLTKVEKGHLAKPFFPAVYKEFEELHKMVKKMCQDYLHSSGPCSLEINNSKVAESLGITEEFLRKKEIHTDCTPPKRSSRGDDPEDLEGAGPQKREHETAEDRLASVKRTRRETVPQHTTEYSADGGGLQRLASCAPAASAGFAPGVNGGASHLPEESPTMPVSELDSSTAQAGQQLKAFADSAAGSGSADPALLFREARGLGVYTQLGEPGSLAQDQVAASSGEKAQEHSSEQDAGDGQGSRALCGTSMALLPGRPGNAEAGSLREVRGSHLSSPRSGPGEVLLLEAAAPPQEKAWSVDVMPAGYAYGTTSEPGPQPSQGGLLGPEGGLTGHAGDLDQSPCGTETHADRRELEGITAVREAMAFENASGGPTLPSQRQEQIFTQTSDGRILSHPGSIVSGEGDIVIVTDTEGPALQPGPPEGVPLETMETESSQ
- the ZNF839 gene encoding zinc finger protein 839 isoform X6, with the translated sequence MADAEPEAEDGSEDGGGGGGGRRAPAGQRGSAARVAPLGPEQLRRVLEQVTKAQPPAKPPPPPFVLQDAARRLRDAAQQAALQRGPGAEPPRPRRLLPPQQLEAICVKVTSGGTKGQEKLMPALATIQPKTARPSQPLGRHCSALGLSVTSSPLLGAQPLLSTGPQPRFLSHSPQPPVQVFVQRPLLALRPDPAKRVLASEALSGQGTTLSPLSASDPPAGTSVSSSPAHLFISNSQTKCTKKLKKSLKVKTRSGRISRPPKYKAKDYKFIKTEDLAGGHPSDSDDYSELSVEEDEDHSGRQTLFDLSSCSLRPKTFKCQTCEKSYIGKGGLARHFKLNPGHGHLEPETLLSKKANGSMILGPTEGRTTSLASRELSTPALLSEEGARSARGGLQNGQSVDVEEALVSEPKNGSFSALLGSERHPGPRRSGYSMALPEPSAAVLEQSGAVGPQVAESLGITEEFLRKKEIHTDCTPPKRSSRGDDPEDLEGAGPQKREHETAEDRLASVKRTRRETVPQHTTEYSADGGGLQRLASCAPAASAGFAPGVNGGASHLPEESPTMPVSELDSSTAQAGQQLKAFADSAAGSGSADPALLFREARGLGVYTQLGEPGSLAQDQVAASSGEKAQEHSSEQDAGDGQGSRALCGTSMALLPGRPGNAEAGSLREVRGSHLSSPRSGPGEVLLLEAAAPPQEKAWSVDVMPAGYAYGTTSEPGPQPSQGGLLGPEGGLTGHAGDLDQSPCGTETHADRRELEGITAVREAMAFENASGGPTLPSQRQEQIFTQTSDGRILSHPGSIVSGEGDIVIVTDTEGPALQPGPPEGVPLETMETESSQ
- the ZNF839 gene encoding zinc finger protein 839 isoform X3, coding for MADAEPEAEDGSEDGGGGGGGRRAPAGQRGSAARVAPLGPEQLRRVLEQVTKAQPPAKPPPPPFVLQDAARRLRDAAQQAALQRGPGAEPPRPRRLLPPQQLEAICVKVTSGGTKGQEKLMPALATIQPKTARPSQPLGRHCSALGLSVTSSPLLGAQPLLSTGPQPRFLSHSPQPPVQVFVQRPLLALRPDPAKRVLASEALSGQGTTLSPLSASDPPAGTSVSSSPAHLFISNSQTKCTKKLKKSLKVKTRSGRISRPPKYKAKDYKFIKTEDLAGGHPSDSDDYSELSVEEDEDHSGRQTLFDLSSCSLRPKTFKCQTCEKSYIGKGGLARHFKLNPGHGHLEPETLLSKKANGSMILGPTEGRTTSLASRELSTPALLSEEGARSARGGLQNGQSVDVEEALVSEPKNGSFSALLGSERHPGPRRSGYSMALPEPSAAVLEQSGAVGPQVGVGAACAQGPARSRARLLEFLHQCDREDLVELALPLLAQVVTVSEFLLTKVAESLGITEEFLRKKEIHTDCTPPKRSSRGDDPEDLEGAGPQKREHETAEDRLASVKRTRRETVPQHTTEYSADGGGLQRLASCAPAASAGFAPGVNGGASHLPEESPTMPVSELDSSTAQAGQQLKAFADSAAGSGSADPALLFREARGLGVYTQLGEPGSLAQDQVAASSGEKAQEHSSEQDAGDGQGSRALCGTSMALLPGRPGNAEAGSLREVRGSHLSSPRSGPGEVLLLEAAAPPQEKAWSVDVMPAGYAYGTTSEPGPQPSQGGLLGPEGGLTGHAGDLDQSPCGTETHADRRELEGITAVREAMAFENASGGPTLPSQRQEQIFTQTSDGRILSHPGSIVSGEGDIVIVTDTEGPALQPGPPEGVPLETMETESSQ
- the ZNF839 gene encoding zinc finger protein 839 isoform X2; translated protein: MADAEPEAEDGSEDGGGGGGGRRAPAGQRGSAARVAPLGPEQLRRVLEQVTKAQPPAKPPPPPFVLQDAARRLRDAAQQAALQRGPGAEPPRPRRLLPPQQLEAICVKVTSGGTKGQEKLMPALATIQPKTARPSQPLGRHCSALGLSVTSSPLLGAQPLLSTGPQPRFLSHSPQPPVQVFVQRPLLALRPDPAKRVLASEALSGQGTTLSPLSASDPPAGTSVSSSPAHLFISNSQTKCTKKLKKSLKVKTRSGRISRPPKYKAKDYKFIKTEDLAGGHPSDSDDYSELSVEEDEDHSGRQTLFDLSSCSLRPKTFKCQTCEKSYIGKGGLARHFKLNPGHGHLEPETLLSKKANGSMILGPTEGRTTSLASRELSTPALLSEEGARSARGGLQNGQSVDVEEALVSEPKNGSFSALLGSERHPGPRRSGYSMALPEPSAAVLEQSGAVGPQFLHQCDREDLVELALPLLAQVVTVSEFLLTKVEKGHLAKPFFPAVYKEFEELHKMVKKMCQDYLHSSGPCSLEINNSKVAESLGITEEFLRKKEIHTDCTPPKRSSRGDDPEDLEGAGPQKREHETAEDRLASVKRTRRETVPQHTTEYSADGGGLQRLASCAPAASAGFAPGVNGGASHLPEESPTMPVSELDSSTAQAGQQLKAFADSAAGSGSADPALLFREARGLGVYTQLGEPGSLAQDQVAASSGEKAQEHSSEQDAGDGQGSRALCGTSMALLPGRPGNAEAGSLREVRGSHLSSPRSGPGEVLLLEAAAPPQEKAWSVDVMPAGYAYGTTSEPGPQPSQGGLLGPEGGLTGHAGDLDQSPCGTETHADRRELEGITAVREAMAFENASGGPTLPSQRQEQIFTQTSDGRILSHPGSIVSGEGDIVIVTDTEGPALQPGPPEGVPLETMETESSQ